In Hugenholtzia roseola DSM 9546, the genomic stretch GCTACCTTTGGCGCAGGAGGCTTTCAAGGCAGGGATTTTACAATCGGTGGGCTATTCGTTTTTCTTTTTCTTGGCGGTCGCGATTTTGCTTATCTTCTTAGACGAATTTTATCGATATTGATAGGCTTTTCGTAACTTGCAGGCGTTTCACTACCCTTTGGGGTTTAAAAAAGACTCGCTATGGCATACGCTTTCCAACCTACCTTCGATATTCCCGAAATTTGCTACCAACATGGCATCACAAAAGCGGTGCTTTGCCCTGGCTCACGCTCTGCACCGCTTACCTTAGCCTTTGCGCGTCATAAGCACATAGAAACGTTCCTTTTTTCAGACGAACGGTCGGCGGCTTTTATCGCCTTAGGCATGGCACAAAGTCTGGGCGAAACCGTAGTCTTGGTCTGTACTTCGGGAACAGCAGCCTATAATTTTGCCCCTGCCGTAGCGGAAGCCTTTTTTCAGAAAATTCCGCTTCTGATACTAACGGCAGACCGCCCCCCCGAATGGATTGCCCAACAAGACGGGCAGACCATCTTCCAACAAAACCTATACGGCAAGCACGTAAAGGCATTTTTCCAACTCCCGACCGAACAGACGCACCCCGACGCAATGTGGCAGATAGAGCGTCAAGTTTCGGAAGCCCTCAATTTAGCCGCTTCCTACCCGCCTGCCCCTGTGCATCTGAACGTCCCTTTGCGCGAACCTTTCTATCCCAAATCGCAGACCAAACCTGCCAAGCAAGTACGCATCATAGAAGAATGGAGTGGCGAGCGCGTCTTGCCCGAAGCCCTTTGGAACGAACTCTACGCCCTTTGGAATGATGCAAGCCGCAAACTTATCGTAGCAGGGCAAGGTGCAAAAGATGCTGCCCTTTTGGAAGTCTTGAATCAGATAGAAGTGCCTTTGGTGAATGATATTATCGGAAATTGTCATCAGGTAAAGAAAGCCATTCGCTATCATGATGCCTTTTTGATGGCGGAGCAGGAATGGGCAGAATTGAAACCCGACTTGCTTATCACCTTTGGCGGTTCGGTGCTTTCTAAAAATCTCAAACGCTTTCTTCGCAAAATGCGCCCTGCCGCTCATTGGCATATCCAAGCCGAAGGCGAAGTAGCCGACGTTTTTCAATCCCTAACGCGCATTATTCGCCTCACGCCGCTGGCTTTTTTCGAAAAAGTATTGGCAAAGCAGCGCAAATTTGCCGAAACATATAGAAATTCCTTCTTTTTAGATAACTGGTACGCGCTTAATGCAGAAATTGCCGACCTCAATACACGCTATTTAGACCCTGCCCATCAGCCACTCTTTTCGGAATTTTCCGCCGTCAAGACCCTGCTTGCTGCCCTACCCAACACAACGGTCTTGCATCTGGGCAATAGCATGCCTGTGCGTTATGCCAATTTCATCAACCTCGACCCGACACAAGAGGTAGAAGTCTTTGCCAATCGTGGCACAAGTGGTATAGATGGCTGCAATAGCACTGCCTTGGGGCATGCCTTAGCCGCCCCCGACCGCCTGCATGTCTTGCTTATCGGTGATGTGAGTTTTTTCTATGATAGAAATGCTTTTTGGCACGAACACTTGCCCAAAAACTTGCGCCTTTTGGTCTTAAATAATCATGGCTCTGGCATCTTCAAACTCGTCGAGGCAGGCGCACAGCCCGAATGTGATAACTTTTTCGTAGGAAAGCAGCCCTTAAACGCCAAAAAAGCCGCCAAAGAATACGGTTTTGAATACGAAAGAGTGAAAACAGAGGCAGAATTGGCTGAAGCCCTACCCGATTTCTTCAAAAAGAGCAAAGTCCCCAAAATCTTAGAAGTGGAAGTTGCCCTCGAAGATAGCCTACAAGTGTTTCAAGACTACAAAAAAGCGGTTTTGACTATCAATAGGTAGCCGCAGATGTTTCCCTTTGCAGCATAAAACCCAAAAAACCATGAAAAAGCGATACTTCGTTACCGCCATAGGAACGGATAGCGGAAAAACATTCTTTTCGGCTATCCTCACAGAGGCATTGCAGGCAGATTATTGGAAACCTATCCAATCGGGTAGCCCCACCGATAGTAGCCAAATCATCAAATTGCTTTCCAACCCCAAAAGCAAAGTCTTCAAAGAAGCCTACCAACTCCATCAACCCCTTTCTCCGCATGCCGCCGCCGCCCTTGAAGGGAAAAAAATAGACTTGGCACAAATAGAAATGCCCTTTTTTCAAGATACAATCGTGATAGAAGGTGCAGGGGGCATATTAGTACCCTTAAACGATACACACTTTGTAATTGATTTAGCTATAAAATTTGAAGCGGATATTATTTTAGTTGCCAATCTCTATCTGGGCAGCATCAATCATACCTTACTCTCTGCCGCCGAACTCAAAAGGCGCGGTTTATCCGTCAAAGGTATCGTTTTCAATGGCGAGCGCAATGCAGAAAGCGAGCGTATCATTTTGCACCATACAGGCTACTCCAAACTTTTGCACTTAGAGCCTGAAAAGGAAGTGAACAAGGCGGTTGTGAAAAGATATGCGGCTCTTTTGAAAGAAAAACTGATGCCATAGTTTTGTAAAAAATATAAAATATTTTGTCTTATTAAATGTTGTTACAACGGTCAGAATGTCAAAAAACGGGGTTTTGTGTTTCGCGCAAATCTGCTGAACCCCCGCCCTGCCCCAGTAATGTTAAGTTCTGCGAAAAGCCTTGTTTTGTCAAATTAGAAACGAAATAAAATTTGGACTTAAACCCTATTTTTAGGTCTGAAAACCCTATTTTATTTCAATCTTGCTGCGGACAAGGCAATGCCTTGTCCCTACATTTGAACCTGTTTTTTAGAATTTAACATCACTGCGCCCTGCCCTCCCCCCATAGGGGAGGGTTCGAAAACCAAATCATTTTTTTTGCATTTATGCAAAAAAAATGATACCATATCAAAGCCCCTCCCTTTGGGGGAGGGATTTGGGGTGGGGTGCATTTAAGGCTTCTATCGTTGTAACAACGCCTTTTATTGTTTGAAAGTTGTGAAATTTTCCTTTTGGGGCTTGTCTGCCTGTTTGTTTGTAGGCTGTGTCTTACTTTTTGGCATCGACCTTTCCGTTGGAACGGTAGCGATACCCTATGTAGAAGTGGTGCATCTCTTTTGGCAGGCTTTGAAGGCTGCTATCTTTTCCGAGGCAGTGGCAGAATCGCATTATCATTGGACAATTTTAAAAGACTTTCGCCTACCCAAAGCCATTACCGCAGTATTGGCAGGGGCTGCCCTTTCGGTGAGTGGCTTGCAGATGCAGACTTTTTTCCGCAACCCTTTGGCAGGACCCTTTGTCTTGGGGATTAGTTCGGGCGCAAGTCTGGGTGTGGCACTGCTGATGCTTTTTGTGGTGGGAAACGGCATTTTTTCTGCTTTTTTTGCCCAACTTTCAGACCTGCCTTATCAAGATTGGCTCATGGTGGGGGCTGCCTTTATTGGGGCTGCCTTAGTGTTGATGCTCATGATGCTTGCTTCTTTGCGCGTACAAAACAATATGGCACTGCTCATTGTGGGTCTGATGTTTGGTAGCATGACTTCGGCTCTCGTCAGTATTTTACAATATGTAGCCGAAGCCGACAAAATTAAGTCTTATTTGGTCTGGACTTGGGGTAGTTTGGGGCATCTCACTTGGGAAAAGTTGGGCATTTTAGCTCCCCTTATCGGAATCGGACTCTGTTTGGCTTGGCTGATTCACAAGCCCTTAGATGCCCTCCTTCTGGGCGAAGCCTACGCCGAAAGTATGGGCATGGGTATCAAGCGCACGCGATTGGCGATTATTCTTATCAATAGTTTGCTGGCAGGTTGTATTACGGCGTTTTGTGGTCCTATTAGTTTTATCGGAATTGCGGTGCCGCATTTAGCCAAATTGCTCCTTTCTACCTCCCAACACCGCTACCTCATTCCTACCGTAGCCCTCATTGGGGCAATGCTGGTCTTGGGTTGTGATATTTTTGCCACCTTCATTTTACCCGAACAAACCCTACCTATCAATATCGTAACGGCACTTTTGGGCGCACCCCTCGTGATTTGGGTCATTCTAAGAAAAAGACGACTATAACTTTTTTAGTTTTAACTGCCGTCCTCTTTATTCGAAAAAAGAAACACAGATTTTGCAGATTTTACGGTTTGGCGCGGTTTTGCCTTTAAAATCCGTTTAAAACCTGTTTAATCCGTTCAATCTGTGTTCGAAAAGTTCTCTTACTTTTTAGGTTTAGTCAAATCATAGCGCAAGCTAAAAATCAACGCCATTTTATCGCCGTAAGATTTAGTAGTGCCACTGCCCAAGACTTCGCCATTGATGCTATAATTGCCAAAACCTTCG encodes the following:
- the menD gene encoding 2-succinyl-5-enolpyruvyl-6-hydroxy-3-cyclohexene-1-carboxylic-acid synthase, translating into MAYAFQPTFDIPEICYQHGITKAVLCPGSRSAPLTLAFARHKHIETFLFSDERSAAFIALGMAQSLGETVVLVCTSGTAAYNFAPAVAEAFFQKIPLLILTADRPPEWIAQQDGQTIFQQNLYGKHVKAFFQLPTEQTHPDAMWQIERQVSEALNLAASYPPAPVHLNVPLREPFYPKSQTKPAKQVRIIEEWSGERVLPEALWNELYALWNDASRKLIVAGQGAKDAALLEVLNQIEVPLVNDIIGNCHQVKKAIRYHDAFLMAEQEWAELKPDLLITFGGSVLSKNLKRFLRKMRPAAHWHIQAEGEVADVFQSLTRIIRLTPLAFFEKVLAKQRKFAETYRNSFFLDNWYALNAEIADLNTRYLDPAHQPLFSEFSAVKTLLAALPNTTVLHLGNSMPVRYANFINLDPTQEVEVFANRGTSGIDGCNSTALGHALAAPDRLHVLLIGDVSFFYDRNAFWHEHLPKNLRLLVLNNHGSGIFKLVEAGAQPECDNFFVGKQPLNAKKAAKEYGFEYERVKTEAELAEALPDFFKKSKVPKILEVEVALEDSLQVFQDYKKAVLTINR
- a CDS encoding FecCD family ABC transporter permease, with amino-acid sequence MKFSFWGLSACLFVGCVLLFGIDLSVGTVAIPYVEVVHLFWQALKAAIFSEAVAESHYHWTILKDFRLPKAITAVLAGAALSVSGLQMQTFFRNPLAGPFVLGISSGASLGVALLMLFVVGNGIFSAFFAQLSDLPYQDWLMVGAAFIGAALVLMLMMLASLRVQNNMALLIVGLMFGSMTSALVSILQYVAEADKIKSYLVWTWGSLGHLTWEKLGILAPLIGIGLCLAWLIHKPLDALLLGEAYAESMGMGIKRTRLAIILINSLLAGCITAFCGPISFIGIAVPHLAKLLLSTSQHRYLIPTVALIGAMLVLGCDIFATFILPEQTLPINIVTALLGAPLVIWVILRKRRL
- the bioD gene encoding dethiobiotin synthase, translating into MKKRYFVTAIGTDSGKTFFSAILTEALQADYWKPIQSGSPTDSSQIIKLLSNPKSKVFKEAYQLHQPLSPHAAAALEGKKIDLAQIEMPFFQDTIVIEGAGGILVPLNDTHFVIDLAIKFEADIILVANLYLGSINHTLLSAAELKRRGLSVKGIVFNGERNAESERIILHHTGYSKLLHLEPEKEVNKAVVKRYAALLKEKLMP